A genomic region of Alicyclobacillus sp. SO9 contains the following coding sequences:
- a CDS encoding IS110 family transposase: protein MKSRLVNAQNQRIERISTTTLVVGIDIAKEKHAAQAINFRGIVLNNKPVVFANDLSGFEHLGQTIRKLQKAHSMDNVIIGMESTGHYWFNLSNWLVKQGIDVVLVNPMTTKRNKENRDNSPSKNDPKDALVIADVVSRGYYTPFSPKEEAFRRIRVVVTNREHWVVERGRIENRIHRWLDIRFPEYIQAFEDLFSTRSLATLRRFPAPSDMLKLTPERMVKIWGEFMSRPGGARGTRKAMELLHLARQSVGDTVALEEDKWELTHLVDEYERVQKIVDEADEMIEKILPEIPGADLIRSAGATIPATAAILAFGGDLSQLSHGNQLLRKAGLNLAERTSGKYKGQIKLTKRGNSLLRKHLYFTVFHLLSYNQAFQALHAHNIEVKRMTKMQSMMKLIGKLARMLVAMVRTGEKFSQDKAQFSIAA from the coding sequence ATGAAGTCTAGACTGGTTAATGCTCAAAATCAACGAATTGAACGAATTTCCACTACAACTCTGGTCGTCGGGATTGACATCGCCAAGGAGAAACACGCTGCACAGGCTATCAATTTTAGAGGAATCGTCCTGAACAACAAACCTGTTGTGTTCGCAAATGATCTCTCCGGTTTTGAGCATCTGGGACAGACAATCCGCAAGCTGCAGAAAGCCCACAGCATGGACAACGTCATCATAGGTATGGAAAGCACGGGACATTACTGGTTCAACCTTTCGAACTGGCTTGTGAAGCAAGGCATTGACGTTGTGCTGGTCAATCCCATGACCACAAAACGCAACAAAGAAAACAGGGATAATTCTCCCTCCAAGAACGATCCAAAGGACGCACTCGTCATCGCTGACGTAGTCAGTCGTGGGTACTACACTCCCTTTTCTCCGAAAGAAGAAGCATTTCGCCGGATTCGAGTCGTCGTCACAAATAGAGAGCACTGGGTCGTTGAACGTGGACGCATTGAGAATCGCATTCACCGTTGGCTGGATATCCGTTTCCCTGAATATATACAAGCCTTTGAGGACCTTTTCAGCACTCGTTCTCTAGCGACATTACGTCGGTTCCCTGCTCCTTCAGACATGTTGAAACTCACACCGGAGCGGATGGTGAAAATCTGGGGAGAGTTCATGTCCAGACCCGGTGGCGCACGTGGAACACGTAAAGCCATGGAGCTTCTCCATCTAGCCAGACAGAGTGTTGGAGACACGGTTGCCTTGGAAGAAGACAAATGGGAACTGACGCACCTGGTGGACGAGTATGAAAGGGTCCAGAAAATTGTCGACGAGGCGGACGAGATGATTGAGAAGATACTGCCTGAGATTCCTGGCGCCGATCTCATTCGGTCTGCCGGCGCAACGATTCCTGCAACGGCTGCCATTTTAGCCTTTGGCGGTGATCTAAGTCAGTTGTCACACGGAAACCAATTGCTACGAAAAGCAGGATTGAACTTAGCGGAGCGAACTTCGGGCAAGTACAAGGGTCAAATCAAACTCACAAAGCGGGGAAATTCTCTGCTACGCAAGCACTTGTACTTCACTGTCTTTCACCTGCTGTCATATAACCAAGCGTTTCAAGCCCTGCATGCTCACAACATCGAAGTAAAACGGATGACAAAGATGCAATCCATGATGAAGCTCATCGGGAAGCTGGCTCGAATGCTTGTAGCCATGGTAAGGACAGGAGAAAAATTCAGTCAAGATAAAGCACAATTCTCAATAGCAGCTTAA
- a CDS encoding NAD-dependent deacylase — protein MSREAQVLARWLTESEKTVVLTGAGISTESGVPDLRTKSGWWKSINPASVATAETVRENYLLFRDFYSHRISSLQNLQPNLGHRILADWERRGLISAIATQNVDGFHQSAGSKTVYELHGSIHRCYCHSCRAETSIVKFLTGQSCTYCGGVLRPGVVLFDESVPEDTWHQALRAISAAHLVLVIGTSLNVYPVNRLLSLTAGKRVAINAEETESHGSFDLVLHSRAGEYLRKIDNLLAESNPSIS, from the coding sequence ATGAGTAGGGAGGCTCAGGTGCTTGCGCGCTGGCTGACAGAGTCTGAGAAAACTGTGGTTTTGACGGGGGCAGGCATTTCAACAGAGAGCGGTGTGCCAGATTTGAGAACAAAATCTGGGTGGTGGAAGAGTATTAATCCAGCTTCTGTTGCTACAGCAGAGACAGTTCGAGAAAATTATTTGCTGTTTCGAGATTTTTACAGCCATCGTATTTCCAGTCTTCAAAATCTGCAGCCGAACCTGGGTCATCGCATCCTTGCAGATTGGGAACGGCGGGGACTCATATCTGCAATTGCAACTCAAAACGTAGACGGCTTTCACCAATCTGCCGGGAGCAAAACAGTCTATGAGCTTCATGGGTCGATTCATCGGTGCTATTGTCATTCTTGCCGCGCAGAGACCAGCATTGTTAAATTTCTTACAGGTCAGTCTTGTACGTATTGCGGAGGTGTGCTTCGTCCAGGGGTGGTTCTGTTCGATGAGTCTGTGCCCGAAGACACGTGGCATCAGGCACTGAGAGCCATATCCGCGGCTCATCTGGTTCTGGTCATTGGAACCAGCTTAAATGTTTATCCTGTCAATCGTCTGCTATCTTTGACAGCTGGTAAGAGGGTTGCTATTAATGCGGAAGAGACAGAGTCGCACGGAAGCTTTGATTTGGTTCTGCACAGTCGAGCAGGTGAGTATCTGAGGAAGATTGATAACTTATTGGCAGAAAGCAACCCCAGCATTTCGTGA
- a CDS encoding glycosyltransferase family 87 protein yields MNQQQPQSTKKVLNRQVVLNLFIGFFFVFSTGLFLVRAFTAFPLSKTSRLFDFGWYEYAFKVVWNHQPPSFLYSRQHELHWIHNYLQGTPWHLNGGSQYLYPPQFAVLFSWIAALPVHIANLVWDSILTLSFLGAVVLLLRMIQQQHGNRRSSGLLIVLLLSISLFWRPFRSDIYWGNSDSLVFFLVILTFYLQNYSKRSALAGIPLGLAVLFKVTPVILMFVFVIKHPRTSVSALLTILFGTSLTAIVLGWKPIIYYTFHFGAMAHRSAVLNGNGGTAPWNSSIKGVLQLLRHGGLPWITPAVINATFAVFVIAVLSLMSIKLLSRHGYTDQVERQIGMLVLSLVLFSPVIENHYIILALAPYLFTVSRTVKTWDTLPSIRKSFAVAGMVAALVLINPVGAAMTRWYTNVLPIHYFLGITLIALFQFFPINRAKI; encoded by the coding sequence GTGAATCAGCAGCAACCGCAATCGACAAAAAAGGTGCTAAACAGACAAGTCGTCCTCAATCTGTTCATAGGGTTCTTTTTCGTTTTTTCGACGGGTTTATTTTTAGTTCGCGCTTTTACCGCATTTCCCCTTTCCAAAACGAGCCGGTTATTTGACTTTGGTTGGTATGAGTACGCTTTTAAAGTGGTGTGGAACCATCAGCCGCCCTCTTTTTTGTACAGTCGCCAACACGAGCTACACTGGATACACAATTATTTGCAAGGAACACCCTGGCACCTGAACGGGGGCAGTCAGTATCTCTACCCACCTCAGTTCGCAGTCTTATTTAGTTGGATTGCTGCGCTCCCTGTACATATTGCTAATCTGGTTTGGGACTCTATATTGACGCTCAGCTTTCTCGGAGCTGTAGTGTTGCTGCTGAGGATGATTCAGCAGCAACACGGCAACAGACGCTCTTCAGGCTTATTAATAGTACTGCTCTTGTCCATCTCACTTTTCTGGCGGCCTTTTCGAAGTGACATCTATTGGGGTAACAGTGACTCTCTTGTGTTTTTCCTCGTCATTCTGACCTTTTATCTTCAAAACTATAGCAAGCGGTCAGCCCTTGCGGGCATCCCTCTCGGACTTGCTGTCTTATTCAAAGTTACCCCTGTTATACTCATGTTTGTCTTCGTAATAAAACACCCGCGAACATCCGTCAGTGCACTCCTTACAATTCTGTTTGGTACAAGTCTTACTGCAATTGTCCTTGGCTGGAAGCCAATTATCTATTACACCTTTCACTTTGGAGCAATGGCACACAGAAGTGCTGTTCTCAACGGCAACGGCGGGACTGCTCCTTGGAACTCTTCTATTAAAGGAGTCCTGCAATTGCTCCGTCACGGCGGTCTTCCTTGGATAACGCCAGCAGTCATCAATGCAACGTTTGCGGTCTTTGTGATTGCGGTACTAAGCCTCATGAGCATAAAGCTGTTGTCAAGGCACGGTTATACCGACCAAGTTGAGCGTCAGATTGGAATGCTAGTGCTGTCCCTTGTACTCTTCTCGCCGGTTATTGAGAACCATTACATCATTTTGGCCCTAGCTCCCTATTTGTTCACCGTAAGCCGCACCGTCAAAACTTGGGACACCCTGCCCTCAATTCGAAAGAGCTTCGCAGTTGCAGGGATGGTGGCAGCACTTGTACTCATAAATCCGGTTGGAGCCGCAATGACTCGCTGGTACACCAATGTGCTCCCAATTCACTATTTCTTGGGCATCACTCTGATTGCCTTATTTCAGTTCTTTCCTATTAACAGAGCCAAAATTTAA
- a CDS encoding lytic transglycosylase domain-containing protein has translation MKQFFGVLLMGMCLAFLVSGITTSEHAQAIAVKPQPLTVTDGQPHYLASRLVNPLVNPLSQPVAITKTIAMPAQGPAFGNPYGTTHTSSEINKKLTAHFATATGQSSATQQSNSASSNSASSKKAANQSNKSTSKAKPQHKSKVKPTLTPRMTVPSQLIPIYKGAGKRYSIPWTVLAAIHDVETHFAVSHFPVSSAGARGPMQFMPAVFAKYGVTAPGQHGNPNILNVPDAVYSAAHMLAQDGYHNSPSRAVYLYNHSWGYVHRVLYLAGLH, from the coding sequence ATGAAACAGTTTTTTGGAGTGCTCCTGATGGGAATGTGTCTCGCATTTCTAGTCAGCGGCATAACAACGTCAGAGCATGCTCAAGCAATCGCTGTGAAACCACAGCCATTGACTGTCACGGATGGGCAACCCCATTATTTGGCAAGCCGATTGGTGAATCCATTGGTGAATCCATTGAGCCAACCTGTCGCAATTACGAAAACAATTGCCATGCCCGCGCAAGGACCCGCCTTTGGCAATCCTTATGGGACCACACATACATCATCTGAAATCAACAAAAAGTTGACAGCCCATTTTGCCACTGCGACAGGACAGTCATCTGCCACACAGCAGAGCAACTCAGCAAGCAGCAACTCGGCAAGCAGTAAAAAGGCTGCAAACCAATCGAACAAGTCAACGTCAAAAGCGAAACCTCAACATAAATCGAAAGTCAAACCTACTTTGACGCCCCGTATGACCGTACCTTCCCAGCTCATCCCTATTTACAAGGGGGCGGGGAAACGGTATTCAATTCCCTGGACTGTGTTGGCAGCCATTCACGATGTGGAGACGCATTTTGCAGTGAGCCATTTTCCGGTGAGCAGTGCTGGAGCGCGGGGTCCAATGCAGTTTATGCCAGCCGTTTTTGCTAAATACGGTGTCACTGCACCAGGCCAGCACGGCAATCCCAATATCTTGAATGTTCCAGATGCCGTTTATTCAGCAGCCCATATGCTCGCTCAGGATGGCTATCATAACAGCCCGTCGAGGGCGGTGTACTTGTACAACCATTCTTGGGGTTACGTACACCGTGTACTGTATCTAGCAGGGCTCCACTGA
- a CDS encoding metallophosphoesterase, with protein MSHAIAVITDVHGNYHALKAVLSRLDKFESVERIYCLGDMIALGPNTNEVLSELFARSDVSMVLGNHEDAVLRLLDGQRSDESEEAFLHHQWVAQGLAGQYADLLRKLPRSLTVRHGNSTFRFLHYHLGDKEQFLPIENDVTSERLDSLYAGQDIQLVGFGHHHPVHLLRSPTRIYVNPGALGCNRQAQARYAVVDITDTGPHVRLEHVTYDNTEFLQLYDKLDVPAKELILDMFHGERAL; from the coding sequence ATGTCTCATGCGATTGCTGTAATTACGGACGTACATGGAAATTATCATGCATTGAAAGCGGTGTTGAGTCGTCTTGATAAGTTCGAGAGTGTGGAACGAATTTACTGTCTTGGCGACATGATTGCCTTGGGACCAAATACGAATGAAGTCTTGTCAGAACTCTTTGCCAGGTCAGATGTATCCATGGTTCTTGGCAATCACGAGGATGCAGTACTAAGGCTCCTGGACGGGCAACGTTCGGACGAAAGTGAGGAAGCTTTTCTGCACCACCAGTGGGTGGCGCAGGGACTCGCTGGGCAGTATGCAGACTTGCTGCGCAAGTTGCCTCGCTCTCTTACCGTTCGTCACGGCAACAGTACTTTTAGGTTCCTGCACTATCACCTGGGTGATAAGGAGCAGTTTCTGCCAATCGAAAATGATGTAACCAGTGAGCGGCTGGATTCTCTGTATGCGGGCCAAGACATTCAACTGGTTGGCTTTGGTCACCATCATCCAGTCCATTTACTTCGCTCCCCGACCCGAATTTATGTGAACCCTGGTGCATTGGGATGTAACCGGCAGGCTCAAGCACGCTATGCTGTCGTGGACATTACGGATACGGGACCTCATGTTCGCTTGGAACACGTCACATACGATAATACCGAGTTTCTCCAGTTGTACGACAAACTTGATGTGCCAGCGAAAGAATTGATTTTAGACATGTTTCACGGAGAACGTGCTTTGTAA
- a CDS encoding aminotransferase class V-fold PLP-dependent enzyme — MAHDAIRNEEAFARFRQNTIGYNLTFESPYGAQRLVYADWTASGRLYQPVEDVVTSRFGPYMANTHSGASTTGSVMTEAYHQASRKIKLFVGAAENDVLLPAGTGATGAVNKLQRLLGLRVHEKRQSQTKVPEEERPVIFVSHMEHHSNHTSWLETIGDVAVLEPDSEGMISPRNLDAVLLEYGDRQLKIGAFTAASNVSGIVSPYYELARIMHKHDGLCFVDFAAAAPYIPVNMHPADDTAALDAVYFSPHKFLGGPGSSGILVFNRNLYSNRIPDEPGGGTVHFTNPWGEVAYFEEIEAREDGGTPGILQLIRAELAFEVKRQLLEAGMMEREKQMTAYFLAGLRTVPHLEIIANHVDERLAVFSVYFVHLHYNLVVRLLNDRFGIQSRGGCSCAGTYGHYLFDVDQETSKHISDSILRQDESTRPGWIRISLHPMMTDEELDFILYALHQISAHGNHWSDAYTYDKRKNEFIHAYDVERNVSEWFQLK; from the coding sequence ATGGCTCACGATGCGATACGTAACGAAGAGGCGTTTGCTCGATTTAGACAGAACACCATCGGTTACAATTTGACGTTTGAGTCTCCGTACGGGGCGCAGCGGTTGGTATACGCGGATTGGACGGCAAGCGGAAGATTGTATCAACCAGTGGAAGACGTGGTGACGTCACGGTTTGGGCCCTATATGGCTAACACCCACTCTGGCGCGAGTACCACAGGCAGTGTCATGACAGAAGCCTATCATCAGGCATCGCGGAAAATCAAGTTGTTTGTCGGAGCAGCAGAAAATGATGTGCTTCTACCCGCAGGCACCGGTGCCACAGGGGCAGTTAACAAGCTTCAACGGCTGCTGGGACTGCGCGTTCACGAAAAGAGACAAAGTCAGACGAAGGTACCTGAAGAAGAACGCCCGGTCATCTTTGTTTCTCATATGGAGCACCACTCAAACCACACTTCATGGTTGGAAACTATTGGAGATGTGGCGGTGCTGGAGCCGGACAGCGAAGGAATGATAAGTCCGCGTAACCTCGATGCGGTTCTGCTGGAATACGGTGACCGGCAGTTGAAAATTGGAGCCTTTACAGCCGCCTCTAACGTGTCAGGAATTGTTTCTCCCTATTATGAACTTGCACGTATTATGCATAAGCACGACGGCTTGTGTTTTGTAGACTTCGCTGCGGCTGCACCGTATATTCCGGTAAACATGCATCCCGCTGATGACACAGCCGCGCTTGATGCCGTCTACTTTTCTCCGCACAAGTTCTTGGGAGGACCAGGGAGCAGCGGAATACTCGTCTTCAACCGCAACCTGTATTCAAATCGGATTCCTGATGAGCCAGGGGGAGGCACAGTCCACTTTACAAATCCTTGGGGCGAAGTCGCCTATTTTGAAGAGATTGAGGCCAGAGAAGACGGGGGGACTCCTGGCATACTGCAGTTGATTCGGGCGGAGTTGGCGTTTGAAGTAAAACGGCAACTGCTAGAAGCAGGGATGATGGAACGGGAGAAGCAAATGACAGCTTACTTTTTGGCGGGCCTCCGAACAGTGCCTCATCTCGAAATCATTGCAAACCATGTTGATGAACGACTGGCAGTGTTTTCCGTCTACTTTGTGCACCTGCACTACAACCTAGTTGTGCGTCTTCTAAACGACAGATTTGGAATTCAAAGCCGAGGCGGCTGCTCCTGTGCAGGCACTTATGGGCACTATTTGTTTGACGTAGACCAAGAAACTTCGAAACACATCTCCGATTCAATCCTCAGGCAGGACGAATCCACTCGCCCCGGCTGGATTCGCATCTCTCTGCATCCCATGATGACAGACGAGGAACTGGACTTCATTTTATACGCATTGCACCAAATATCAGCTCACGGAAATCACTGGTCAGACGCCTATACCTACGACAAACGCAAGAATGAGTTTATTCATGCCTATGATGTGGAGAGAAATGTCAGTGAATGGTTTCAGCTAAAGTGA
- a CDS encoding transglycosylase domain-containing protein, with product MRKKKLFIGLAIGFVAAVGGVIGAVYAAVQYLPFQMGKLEETSQPTVVYDGNGHRYISIAAPGASSLPYKDIPKNLQNALVATEDHGYWTNSSFDLRGVLRSAYVDLRSGSLAQGGSTIEEQLAKIVYLNDKKTFTRKFQQILLGMKIERHFTKKQIITMYFNKVFFGDHAVGIEEAAQRYYNIDLRHSKKGLTLDQAAMLAGLPQAPSAYNPLLHPKAALQRRNEVLQNMAKYGYITKQQAAKAEKQPIQAKKDHAVPGDPWSQHPLFTNVLFTQAQKHGISEQALMQGGLKIYTTVDPKVQSAVHKVFWSKNYHGLWPGPTSGTVVEGGAVFLNPKTGGMLGAAGSRQQGFTRLGLDRVYSTSSPGSSIKPIMDYGPAIQTGNWGPLSILDDHPHNFGDGYYPRNWNANAPTRITLQYGLQWSQNVASVWLLQQIGLRTGESFAAKDGIPVSKANQNHLGVAIGGAMQVSPIQMAQAYEPFDNNGVQLKAHLITKVVNSKGQILYQYQPHDTNVMKQSTASKLTRLMLDVVDYGTGQLAKVPGWGVAGKTGTVQYNPGLSGKHPNWVRNGWFDGYTPTMVGAVYMGYDNSSSKYHLTMYPHDPSGNCAAIFGSIVKLATQGQQGQQFSVQPYPAWQGTANAANSIKTPVTGAKASYNAANNTVQLSWNSMFKNSVEYKVTRQGSPVANAFQNGSGGNSANQASSGGNKSAPQQVGITSSTSLTDKSTQQGYVYTYTIQAIDPTTKTNIGSPATAQVVTVVNGNGGNGAQSGNSGNSTQSGNGTGNSTGKSGGGTGNSSGNSTGNSTKSGSGTSNSTGNSTGNSTKSGGGTGSSTGNSTKSGGGGTGNSTGNSTQSGNGTTKGKKS from the coding sequence GTGAGAAAAAAGAAACTGTTCATTGGACTGGCAATAGGATTTGTAGCAGCAGTGGGAGGAGTCATAGGCGCAGTTTACGCAGCGGTTCAGTATCTTCCGTTTCAGATGGGAAAACTCGAAGAAACATCGCAGCCGACTGTGGTCTACGATGGCAACGGTCATCGCTATATTTCAATTGCGGCTCCCGGGGCTTCATCATTGCCCTACAAAGATATTCCGAAAAACCTTCAAAACGCTTTGGTTGCGACCGAGGACCATGGGTATTGGACCAATTCAAGTTTCGATCTCAGAGGGGTTTTGCGCTCTGCTTACGTTGATTTACGCAGCGGCAGTTTGGCGCAGGGTGGAAGTACCATAGAGGAACAATTAGCAAAGATTGTTTATCTGAATGATAAAAAGACGTTTACGAGAAAATTTCAGCAGATTTTGTTGGGCATGAAAATTGAACGGCACTTTACCAAAAAGCAGATTATTACCATGTATTTTAATAAGGTGTTCTTTGGCGATCACGCTGTCGGCATCGAAGAAGCTGCTCAACGCTATTACAACATCGATTTGCGGCACAGCAAAAAGGGTCTCACTCTGGACCAGGCAGCAATGTTGGCGGGCCTGCCGCAAGCCCCGTCTGCCTATAATCCTCTTTTGCATCCGAAAGCTGCATTGCAGCGGCGCAATGAGGTACTCCAGAACATGGCGAAGTATGGATATATTACGAAGCAGCAAGCTGCAAAGGCTGAAAAACAGCCGATTCAGGCCAAGAAGGACCATGCAGTGCCTGGCGACCCGTGGTCCCAGCACCCGCTGTTTACCAATGTTTTGTTTACTCAAGCTCAAAAACACGGAATTTCTGAGCAGGCCTTAATGCAAGGCGGACTCAAAATTTACACGACAGTAGACCCAAAAGTTCAATCGGCTGTACACAAGGTTTTTTGGAGTAAGAACTATCATGGACTCTGGCCCGGTCCGACTTCAGGTACGGTCGTAGAGGGCGGCGCTGTCTTTCTCAATCCGAAAACCGGAGGAATGTTGGGTGCTGCCGGCAGCAGACAGCAAGGCTTTACGCGGTTGGGACTGGACAGAGTCTACTCAACAAGCTCACCGGGATCGTCGATTAAGCCGATTATGGACTACGGCCCGGCCATTCAGACTGGGAACTGGGGACCTTTGTCCATCTTGGATGACCATCCCCACAATTTTGGTGATGGGTACTATCCCCGCAACTGGAATGCCAACGCTCCGACCAGGATTACCTTGCAATATGGTCTCCAATGGTCGCAGAATGTCGCATCCGTATGGTTGCTTCAGCAGATTGGCTTGAGGACAGGAGAATCATTTGCAGCCAAAGACGGTATTCCGGTTTCCAAGGCCAACCAGAACCATTTGGGCGTTGCCATCGGCGGCGCTATGCAAGTGAGCCCAATCCAGATGGCGCAGGCTTATGAGCCCTTTGACAACAATGGAGTTCAATTGAAAGCTCATCTCATAACGAAGGTTGTAAACAGTAAGGGGCAGATACTCTATCAGTACCAACCACATGACACAAACGTCATGAAGCAGTCCACGGCTTCAAAGCTAACTCGCTTGATGCTCGATGTTGTGGATTACGGAACTGGTCAGCTTGCCAAGGTTCCGGGCTGGGGAGTAGCCGGCAAGACAGGGACGGTGCAGTACAATCCTGGATTATCAGGAAAGCATCCAAACTGGGTGCGAAACGGTTGGTTTGACGGATATACACCCACAATGGTGGGTGCGGTATACATGGGCTATGACAACAGCAGCTCCAAGTACCATCTGACCATGTATCCGCATGATCCGTCCGGCAACTGCGCCGCAATTTTCGGAAGCATTGTCAAGCTTGCAACTCAAGGACAACAAGGGCAACAGTTTTCAGTGCAGCCCTATCCTGCGTGGCAGGGAACGGCAAACGCGGCCAATTCCATCAAGACTCCAGTCACAGGGGCGAAGGCTTCTTACAATGCTGCGAACAATACAGTTCAGTTAAGTTGGAACTCTATGTTTAAGAACAGTGTTGAATACAAGGTAACCAGGCAAGGGTCACCGGTAGCGAACGCCTTTCAGAACGGGTCAGGAGGAAACAGCGCGAACCAGGCTTCGTCAGGAGGAAACAAATCCGCCCCGCAGCAGGTTGGCATTACATCGTCTACTTCACTGACAGACAAGTCGACCCAGCAAGGGTATGTGTACACGTACACGATTCAGGCCATCGACCCAACGACAAAGACAAATATCGGGTCTCCGGCTACTGCCCAAGTTGTCACTGTGGTGAATGGAAATGGCGGAAACGGTGCACAATCAGGGAACAGTGGTAACAGTACACAGTCCGGAAACGGTACCGGCAACAGCACAGGCAAATCCGGAGGCGGTACAGGTAACAGTAGTGGCAACAGTACAGGCAATAGTACGAAATCCGGAAGCGGTACAAGCAACAGCACAGGGAACAGTACGGGCAACAGTACGAAATCCGGAGGCGGCACTGGCAGCAGTACAGGTAACAGTACAAAATCTGGAGGCGGCGGAACAGGCAACAGCACGGGTAACAGCACCCAGTCTGGGAATGGTACAACTAAGGGGAAGAAATCCTGA